A region of Vibrio porteresiae DSM 19223 DNA encodes the following proteins:
- a CDS encoding CpaF family protein has protein sequence MMLKMPRNRVREPVPESESSQPAQESGLTKVERTSQQASNESAAANAHLRVVRDYLYEQIDPMKVASMKPEKLQQQINDLIRSICDTHRLQFSAEEERHISQTMFNEMIGIGPIQPLLADDSVNDILVNGAGQVFVERFGKLVLTPIHFIDEEHVFNIAQRIAARVGRRIDETHPMVDARLEDGSRVNIITHPLALDGTTISIRKFMRRNMSLEILADKGAMNEEMITILKRAMKARLNVIISGGTGAGKTTLLNALSQNISNEDRIITIEDAAELQLQQIHVVRLETRPVSAEGAGKVDQRDLVRNALRMRPDRIILGEVRGGESFDMLQAMNTGHDGSLCTVHANTPRDAIMRLENMVMMANMQLPLEAIRRQIASAVDLIVQVERMSDGGRRVVSITEVCGMEDDVIQTQELFGFTTHEIDRHGKVIGNYVSSGLQPSFYSSHAHYFREYE, from the coding sequence CGCGAACCTGTACCAGAAAGTGAGTCAAGCCAGCCTGCGCAAGAGAGTGGGCTGACGAAGGTAGAGCGTACTTCGCAGCAAGCGAGTAACGAGTCTGCCGCAGCCAATGCCCACTTACGTGTGGTGCGCGATTATCTTTACGAGCAGATCGACCCGATGAAAGTGGCGTCGATGAAGCCAGAAAAATTGCAGCAGCAGATCAACGATTTGATCCGCTCGATTTGCGATACCCATCGCTTGCAATTTTCTGCAGAAGAAGAGCGCCACATTAGCCAGACCATGTTCAACGAGATGATCGGTATTGGGCCGATTCAACCTCTGTTGGCCGACGATTCAGTCAACGATATTTTGGTCAACGGTGCGGGACAGGTCTTTGTTGAGCGCTTTGGCAAATTGGTGCTGACACCGATTCATTTTATCGATGAAGAGCATGTGTTCAACATTGCCCAGCGTATTGCTGCGCGAGTAGGGCGTCGTATCGATGAAACCCATCCGATGGTGGATGCGCGTTTAGAAGATGGCAGCCGTGTGAACATCATTACCCATCCTTTGGCGCTTGATGGCACCACTATTTCGATTCGTAAATTCATGCGACGCAATATGTCACTCGAAATTTTGGCCGACAAAGGTGCGATGAACGAGGAAATGATCACTATCTTAAAACGTGCGATGAAAGCGCGTTTAAACGTGATTATTTCTGGTGGTACTGGTGCGGGTAAAACCACGCTGCTCAATGCGTTATCGCAAAATATCAGTAATGAAGATCGCATTATCACTATTGAAGATGCCGCTGAGCTGCAACTGCAACAAATCCACGTGGTGCGTTTAGAAACGCGCCCAGTGAGCGCCGAAGGGGCAGGTAAAGTCGACCAGCGCGATTTGGTGCGAAATGCACTGCGTATGCGTCCTGACCGGATTATTTTGGGTGAGGTACGTGGTGGAGAGAGCTTCGATATGTTGCAAGCCATGAACACCGGTCATGATGGTTCACTCTGTACTGTGCACGCCAATACACCCAGAGATGCGATCATGCGTTTGGAAAACATGGTGATGATGGCCAACATGCAACTGCCGCTTGAGGCGATTCGTCGCCAAATTGCCAGCGCGGTGGATTTGATCGTCCAAGTTGAGCGCATGAGTGATGGTGGTCGTCGCGTGGTGTCGATTACTGAAGTGTGCGGCATGGAAGACGATGTGATTCAAACGCAAGAGCTGTTTGGTTTTACCACTCATGAAATCGATCGTCACGGCAAAGTGATTGGTAACTATGTCTCATCGGGTTTGCAGCCCAGTTTTTACAGCTCACATGCTCACTATTTTAGGGAGTATGAATAA
- a CDS encoding type II secretion system F family protein, with the protein MWDLITLALFVLIFSSILSVRYAVVAHNEKKSRTAFFSQLREKVIGPQTEEKSEQEDEIRRFIEADRFSSWPLIGKAAQRFWMDLSLLGWQDAWKKRAMMLLAPSFMVAIFVAKSSTSPLLLALGLTVIFFVTLVWFAYFRAMKRHLHEFKQNLPQAIDAIIRAARAGVPVTNTFAMVASNLPGPLATEFMLIDNWLKVGVPLREAMRDSAARVPLNEYRFFVVILVINQETGGKLSDTLEKLSETLRDRQELALKIKAKTSEVRASATIVALLAPLSLAYMAFNSPKDFEFLINDPTGNSVLIYAVCSVALGLGITHFMIKRVLR; encoded by the coding sequence ATGTGGGATCTCATCACATTAGCCCTGTTTGTGCTGATCTTCAGTTCGATTTTAAGTGTGCGTTACGCTGTGGTAGCGCACAACGAGAAGAAATCGCGCACTGCCTTTTTCTCGCAATTGAGGGAGAAAGTCATTGGCCCGCAGACAGAAGAGAAGAGTGAACAAGAAGATGAAATCCGACGTTTTATCGAAGCGGATCGTTTTTCTTCTTGGCCTTTGATTGGCAAAGCAGCGCAGCGGTTTTGGATGGATTTGTCGCTTTTGGGCTGGCAAGACGCCTGGAAAAAACGGGCAATGATGCTGCTGGCGCCATCGTTTATGGTTGCCATCTTTGTAGCGAAATCTTCTACGTCACCTTTACTGCTGGCGTTGGGATTAACGGTAATTTTCTTTGTCACACTAGTGTGGTTTGCCTATTTTCGTGCGATGAAACGCCATCTTCATGAATTTAAGCAAAATTTGCCCCAAGCGATTGATGCGATTATTCGCGCTGCCCGTGCGGGCGTGCCTGTCACCAATACCTTTGCTATGGTGGCGAGCAACTTACCTGGCCCGTTAGCCACCGAATTTATGTTGATTGATAACTGGCTCAAAGTCGGGGTTCCGCTGCGTGAAGCGATGCGTGACTCTGCTGCGCGCGTGCCTTTAAACGAATATCGCTTTTTCGTGGTGATTTTGGTGATTAACCAAGAAACGGGCGGCAAGCTCAGTGACACTTTGGAAAAGCTGAGTGAAACCCTGCGCGATCGCCAAGAGTTAGCGCTAAAAATCAAAGCCAAAACATCGGAAGTTCGTGCTTCTGCGACCATTGTGGCGTTACTTGCACCGCTCTCTTTGGCGTACATGGCGTTTAACTCCCCTAAAGATTTTGAATTTTTAATTAATGATCCCACCGGCAATAGTGTCTTGATCTACGCGGTCTGCAGCGTGGCTCTTGGGTTGGGTATTACTCACTTTATGATTAAGCGAGTGCTGCGATGA
- a CDS encoding type II secretion system F family protein: MMESNVLFLGLGLICLAVGLVLMGIYHFSKQVTLSERLNTTASQEQSKDEDLQRAVNQPLFERFPFLLGFAKAGESLAGTQSDRMKTYRLLAMAGFQDRRFIGLLTSSKYATGVVLVMSFLLFGLDVGHRLTLTGLAGSLMLMFLSGFFIELWLKVRAARRGERLSNDLPDALDLMVICAEAGLPLARILKVISKELMFSAPEVAQELGYTYMEMQILTDRRKALTNLAERCGVDNISAMVATLVQAERYGTPLSQALKTISEESRKALVLELEEKTGKLPAQLSVPLMTLILPPVIAMMGAPAMVRIVRILAN; this comes from the coding sequence ATGATGGAATCTAACGTGTTGTTTCTTGGCTTGGGATTGATCTGTTTAGCGGTAGGGCTAGTGCTGATGGGCATCTACCATTTTTCTAAGCAGGTCACTTTGTCAGAACGTTTAAACACCACTGCGTCACAAGAACAAAGCAAAGATGAAGATCTGCAACGCGCAGTGAATCAACCGCTTTTTGAACGTTTCCCTTTTTTGCTCGGTTTTGCTAAAGCCGGTGAGAGTTTGGCGGGCACCCAATCTGACCGGATGAAAACCTACCGCCTATTAGCGATGGCAGGCTTTCAAGACCGCCGCTTTATTGGTCTGCTCACGTCCAGTAAATACGCCACTGGTGTGGTGTTGGTGATGTCGTTTTTGCTCTTTGGCTTGGATGTGGGGCATCGCCTTACGCTAACAGGTCTTGCGGGGAGCTTGATGCTGATGTTCCTTAGTGGCTTTTTCATTGAGTTGTGGCTAAAAGTGCGCGCCGCACGCCGTGGTGAACGCCTATCAAATGACTTGCCTGATGCCCTTGATCTGATGGTGATTTGTGCTGAGGCCGGCCTGCCGCTCGCGCGTATTCTGAAAGTGATTTCCAAAGAGTTGATGTTCTCTGCCCCTGAAGTGGCGCAAGAATTGGGTTACACCTACATGGAAATGCAGATTCTGACCGATCGCCGTAAAGCGCTAACGAATCTGGCTGAGCGTTGTGGCGTTGACAACATTTCCGCCATGGTGGCGACATTAGTACAAGCGGAACGTTACGGCACACCATTATCTCAAGCGTTGAAAACCATTTCTGAAGAGAGTCGCAAAGCCTTGGTGCTAGAGCTGGAAGAGAAAACCGGTAAGTTACCGGCTCAGTTAAGTGTGCCGCTAATGACCCTGATTTTGCCACCAGTGATCGCGATGATGGGGGCGCCTGCAATGGTGCGTATCGTGCGGATTTTGGCCAATTAA
- a CDS encoding tetratricopeptide repeat protein translates to MNTKLVLTGLVLALLSGCATQPANLNAASKPLQGEAQEALTLAHLLRDNGRYKASYEVYQKMDDKHELSDAYLLEYASVAALVVPPETAVHLYQRAQQALGKNIQPQQSEAIELGLGRAYLQLAQREEAQRHFELVLSHNPNNATALNGLSVIANYQGRTSDALAYLQRAMKVDANNPMVLNNLAMTYMVSGDIHRTIELLQARQNTLPLSGKLNLALAYILGERTDKARQVLSSELPTAQTERAIAQFEQLRQRVEQGTPLSIEIAALSQTPVNLAEEH, encoded by the coding sequence ATGAACACTAAACTGGTATTAACTGGCCTTGTATTGGCACTACTGAGCGGCTGCGCAACTCAACCCGCCAACCTCAATGCGGCGTCTAAACCTTTGCAGGGGGAAGCGCAAGAGGCGTTGACTCTGGCGCATTTACTGCGTGATAACGGCCGTTATAAAGCCTCTTATGAGGTGTATCAAAAGATGGATGATAAGCACGAACTGAGTGATGCGTATTTACTGGAATACGCCTCAGTGGCAGCGTTAGTGGTTCCACCGGAAACGGCGGTTCATCTTTACCAACGAGCGCAACAAGCGCTAGGAAAGAACATTCAACCGCAGCAAAGTGAAGCGATTGAACTTGGCTTGGGTCGAGCTTATTTGCAATTGGCACAACGAGAAGAGGCGCAGCGTCACTTTGAGCTGGTGCTAAGTCATAATCCCAATAACGCAACGGCGTTAAATGGGTTAAGTGTGATTGCCAATTATCAAGGGCGCACATCTGATGCGTTGGCTTATTTGCAACGTGCGATGAAGGTCGATGCCAATAATCCTATGGTTCTCAATAATCTTGCTATGACCTATATGGTCAGTGGCGATATTCATCGCACCATTGAATTGCTGCAAGCACGGCAAAATACCTTGCCATTGTCGGGTAAGTTAAATTTAGCATTGGCTTACATTTTGGGTGAGCGAACCGATAAAGCACGCCAAGTGTTAAGCAGTGAATTGCCGACGGCGCAAACTGAACGAGCCATTGCCCAATTTGAACAGCTGCGCCAGCGTGTCGAGCAAGGCACACCGCTCAGCATAGAAATTGCTGCACTCAGTCAAACGCCAGTGAATTTGGCGGAGGAACATTGA
- a CDS encoding TadE/TadG family type IV pilus assembly protein: MARSLRVFERKQRGIVSVEAALIFPVLLFILVMFFELARIALVIIAVNTSLERSVQQLRFEDNFYALNQNQLNQLITDKIVNQSYGLVNEENISLEVHTFSNLGEFSGSSTQSSDDSSDSEETPDYTNSPVLNLTLTLHQTFITPLPSLFNLGTSYQHEFQQVLGDLVIDDDEDES, from the coding sequence ATGGCAAGGTCGCTGCGTGTGTTTGAGCGCAAACAAAGGGGAATCGTGTCGGTTGAAGCCGCGCTGATTTTCCCAGTGCTGCTGTTTATTTTGGTGATGTTTTTTGAGTTAGCCAGAATTGCGCTGGTGATCATCGCCGTGAACACGTCACTGGAACGGTCGGTACAACAACTGCGCTTTGAGGACAACTTTTACGCCCTTAATCAAAATCAGCTTAACCAGCTGATTACCGATAAGATCGTGAACCAGTCGTATGGCTTGGTGAATGAAGAGAACATCTCGTTAGAAGTGCACACGTTTTCCAATTTGGGTGAGTTTTCAGGCTCATCAACTCAAAGCAGTGATGACAGCAGTGATAGTGAGGAAACGCCAGACTATACCAATTCGCCGGTGTTAAACCTGACCTTGACGTTGCACCAAACGTTTATCACTCCATTGCCTTCGCTGTTCAATTTGGGAACATCTTATCAGCATGAATTCCAACAAGTATTAGGTGATTTGGTCATTGATGACGATGAGGATGAATCATGA
- a CDS encoding YbaN family protein — protein MKTMTVEVNKRSALSMWLYKLLALASLAMAVLGILLPGLPATEFVILAAWAAAKGSPTIHQWIMSVPYFRRIIDNWRHGGVISRRNKVHSALSMLACFTLLVVMEVAYSWLAVAALGMGIGAFFIWRRPETRPLVTRDK, from the coding sequence ATGAAGACGATGACAGTTGAAGTTAATAAGCGTTCAGCGCTCTCCATGTGGCTGTATAAGCTTTTGGCCCTTGCCAGTCTTGCCATGGCGGTGTTGGGAATTTTGCTGCCGGGATTACCTGCAACGGAGTTTGTTATTCTGGCGGCTTGGGCGGCAGCCAAAGGGTCGCCGACCATTCATCAGTGGATTATGTCAGTGCCGTACTTTCGCCGCATCATCGATAACTGGCGACATGGGGGAGTTATTTCAAGACGCAATAAAGTGCATTCCGCTCTTTCTATGCTAGCGTGTTTTACGTTGCTGGTGGTCATGGAAGTTGCTTATTCGTGGCTTGCGGTTGCGGCGCTCGGAATGGGAATTGGCGCATTTTTTATTTGGCGTCGCCCAGAGACTCGACCATTAGTGACTCGGGATAAATAA
- a CDS encoding DUF1294 domain-containing protein, protein MFSFNGLVSLLFFVLVGAVTYWFEQPYWVLLGYAVLSVITFFCYFKDKRAAKRDDWRVQEKTLHLLALLGGWPGALLGQQVFRHKTQKQPFKSILWFTVIVNIGCYVVLATPMGREWLASYL, encoded by the coding sequence ATGTTCTCGTTTAATGGCTTAGTGAGCCTTCTGTTTTTCGTTTTGGTTGGTGCGGTGACCTATTGGTTTGAGCAGCCTTACTGGGTTTTACTGGGTTATGCGGTGCTCAGTGTGATCACGTTTTTCTGTTACTTCAAAGACAAAAGGGCAGCTAAACGCGACGACTGGCGGGTTCAAGAAAAAACACTGCACTTGTTGGCGCTTCTAGGTGGTTGGCCGGGCGCGTTATTAGGGCAACAAGTGTTTCGCCACAAGACGCAAAAGCAGCCGTTTAAAAGTATTCTTTGGTTCACTGTCATCGTTAATATCGGGTGCTATGTCGTATTGGCGACGCCGATGGGCAGAGAGTGGCTGGCAAGTTACTTGTAG
- a CDS encoding MarR family winged helix-turn-helix transcriptional regulator: MSTTSEQPECFPLILDNIGFLLAKSCHVKDRLLDQYLAYPALSEDLTSTQAKVLFQIYKFQSYRPSDIGKMLNVDKSSITRMVDRLEKKDLIQRQPDPEDRRSFLLYLTDKGRALVAEAMPLAMNALDELEQALNEEEKAQLRHCLKKIVTSYMDEECLAQLLKGTK, translated from the coding sequence ATGTCAACAACGTCTGAACAACCAGAGTGCTTTCCATTAATCCTTGATAATATTGGTTTTTTGCTCGCAAAATCTTGTCATGTTAAAGATCGCTTGCTTGACCAATATTTGGCGTATCCCGCTTTGTCGGAAGATTTAACGTCAACTCAAGCGAAAGTACTGTTTCAAATTTATAAGTTTCAAAGTTACCGCCCTTCAGACATCGGCAAGATGTTGAATGTCGATAAAAGCAGCATCACCCGTATGGTGGATCGCTTGGAGAAGAAAGACCTGATTCAACGTCAGCCTGATCCTGAAGATCGCCGTTCGTTTTTGCTGTATCTCACCGACAAGGGGCGAGCACTCGTAGCCGAAGCCATGCCACTGGCGATGAATGCATTAGATGAACTTGAGCAAGCATTAAATGAAGAAGAAAAAGCTCAGCTTCGTCATTGTTTAAAGAAAATCGTCACCTCCTATATGGATGAAGAGTGTCTGGCGCAATTATTAAAAGGAACAAAATGA